In the genome of Impatiens glandulifera chromosome 6, dImpGla2.1, whole genome shotgun sequence, the window CAAGATTTCACACACATGGAGAAACTGATAACAGGGCTGGCATGGCTCCTTTGGCCAATGAAAGGAGCAATGGTGATTTCACCCATTGTTGATTTCACTCAAACAACATCGAAAAGCAATAACAGAAAGAGGTACAGAAAACTCCAACATTTGTTATAAGACATGAAACTAGTTGAGAATTCTACCAGGAAAAAATCACAGATTCTAAATAGATTCCAAAAAGAGAAGATTTTGCCTTTAAGATAAACAAAATGGCCAGGATAGTGGATTTTACTCCTAATAGCTTAAATTTCACATATGAACCATATCTATAATAGAAAGATGCTGTTTGATGGTAAATTGCGAACGAGACGAACCTCAATCTCATTGCATTCAAATCAGCTTCCTTAGCTGCGGCAATCGACGCCATAGCCTACCACGaaaaacaataacaattaaataGGGGCTCATTCTGAGAATATACTCATGCTAGCATCTATAAGTATACAAATACAACGATTCATGATACGTCTGTTCAAAAACAAGTTTTACCTCTTGAACGCGGGTGGAATCAAGCTGGCGATCTTCGACATGATCGGTGAGCTTGTCGAAGGCTTTGCTCTGTTGCTGCAAGTCCTTAGAGTCGACTACTCTTTCAATACCTTCGTCTCCTGCCTCCATTGCCGACTGTTTTCTTTGAGCTCCTCGTATTCTAGGGTTTTGGTTTCTACTTTATATTTGTGAAATGAAATTTGGGGAGTTTTGAAGTAAatcaaagttttaaatattttctggttttgaagtaaaataattttcctttgttgatttaataatatttaaagaagtTAAAagctaatttattttataatatagcatgaaatgataaatattaacttattacTAATAATTATTCACTAACATATAtcctaatataataatacttaataaatatttactaattctcaattttaaaaattaaaaaaaatacaacaattaatttaaaaaatcacaaaCTAAATGTGATTAACAAAGAGTATACactaatttaattcaattaatattttaataaaatatgaaatcattatcataaattaataattttaaaatatttaatttaaaataataacggtccaattattatttatggctcgaaattgatataaattatgGGAAGGTTCAATTATTCAGCTTTTTATCCATGctgaaatctatatatataataatgtttaatttttaaagttttcagattgtcgggtcgagactcgagagctgtgattaattttgttaggatctaggtcgccgctggtggaccgggggttggaccggttagcggttctcactcgtagggtggtggttaatccggttagagattaacaccggggtttcaatactacacaacctgtcacaaacccttgaactaggttcaagcgcggaagaggtttgctttcaggttgaagcggcacacttgtatgataggcggaatcggtttcggatgatggagatttgaagaatggtgagtcggtttcggtaatctggaagttcggtatggttagtataaagtcggtttggagcggtgtagttaagttagtcggttagatgatgaagccggcagaaagtaaataacaagacagattttatggatgttcggagataaaactcctacgtcaccccttcctctcgaagccgcgagaaggatattcactaaggaatacaagtacaattcgatcgagacttatttcctgctcgataatactcttacaattcacaccgaaattgtaacacacacttagaatttagcacttaggctttcttagaataacacagttttatcacttgtagtaaatgctctcaacgcttcacttgtctagTTTGATGTCGcttaatgtcccgcatttactcttctgtaactgcctccttttataggtgaaatatgccaacggtcatatttcactgccttgaatctgattggctgatcagaagtgcagtgattcagtgtttcagaggttcagacctgatggtcaatctcagacctggcattatgtctcagacctggcggtctgttcattCGGTGTGTAGGACaagcctgccgggtttgtcttttacttgatataggcactgtctgtttggacagttgtctgtactttgaagatttcctttctggcttatcccgaagtagaaggatctggtagtactgttttctgcagcctacagtctt includes:
- the LOC124941091 gene encoding huntingtin-interacting protein K — encoded protein: MEAGDEGIERVVDSKDLQQQSKAFDKLTDHVEDRQLDSTRVQEAMASIAAAKEADLNAMRLREKELAAVKINAAEIDIIANELELDKKVAERTLREHKGDAVAAIRYLLR